The region CGGGATTACTGTAGCTATGGAAGAGAGTAGTGTCTACAGAAGAGAACAGCAAAACAAGAAAGGGGTTTAAAATCATCCGCACTGGACACTACGGCTTCACAGAGAACAAGTAGTTATGGGCTCTTCTGAAGCAGGTGAAACCAGAGAAGCAACCGAGGAGGCAGATGCCAACAGAGAGCCCCCAAATGATCAGAGTCATACAAGAAGGAGATACAAGACTGAACTTGAGGGCTTTAGAGTGAAGGAAAGGGAACTGAAACTCAAAACAGGGAAGAGAGTGGCATCCTAGTGGCAAGAAccccagggaaaggaaaaggggaactGAAGAAGATCCCAGGCAGCAGGAttcaggaaaaggagaggagtcAGAAAGAACCCCCTAGAAAGAGCTGCCCAAAGCCATACAAGGAAGTATGTGGAGGAACTAATGGGGACATAACAGAAGGGGAAACGATAGAGATGGTATTGAAGAGCAAATCTGTTCCAGGAGAGTACTAGGGGAGGAAGGGTGGCATCTCAAGCTACAGAGTCAGTGAGACTTTTGAGCATGTCCTTTTCcaaaaatagatgtttttcaaATTGGAAAAATTCATGTGGATATGGAATGAACATGTTCAAAGGAGAATACAAATAGTGTACAGGAATTTTAAGCAAGCCTACTTCAATAAGTAAATTGAATCAAAATGACTCTCAATACTGCCTGAGGAGGTCAGTTAAACCTCTACGAGGAAAGTATATTTGACATGTGTATCAGCGCCCTGTAACTAATGAAAGGTTAATAAACAGACAGTTTTCAACTAAAACACATTATTTCTACAAACGCTGTTAATTCGAGTGTAATTGAGGGGAGTTAAATGTCTCTCAAAATCACCCTAGGGAGGTCAGATTGTTGTGACAGATCTTTCTAGGCTGAGGCCTAGTTTGAACTCCTTGGTGCCTGGTGGGCACCAGTGACATCTCAAAGCCTAAGATGTCATAAAGGCAGCTCCTGACCAAGCTGGGATGCAATGGGCAGGGCTGAACATTATCTTCAGAAAACCAGTCCTGCTGGTGAACCAAGCAGGAGCTTACCGGAGCCCAGTCCATCAAAACCATCATGTCAGGGACGGAGAACCAAGAACAGCCTTGCGGTGACAGCAAGATGGAAGATCCTTCTCCTAGGCCTGATGTAGAGGTTCCTGTGAACTACGTGTACCGCCTACTGCAGGAAGAGCAATACACCCCCTGCCTAGGTTCCACCACTTCCGATTTCCTTCTCGCGATGCTTGATTACCTTACCGACTACATCCTGGAGGTGGCGGGCTCCGAAGCCAACATCAACAGCCAGCAAGACATCCCACAAGACGGAGAGAGGCAAGGAAACACCGAACGTGAACCCGCTCATGCCTTCAAGAACGCGCCCTTCTCTCTGTTTGATGAGATGCCTGGACCCAGAAGGAGTGGCTGAAGCATGGGGGCCAGAACCCAAGGGTGGGAAGCCTCACGGACTCAGCTAGGACCATGAAGGCTAAT is a window of Arvicola amphibius chromosome X, mArvAmp1.2, whole genome shotgun sequence DNA encoding:
- the LOC119804544 gene encoding huntingtin-interacting protein M — encoded protein: MSGTENQEQPCGDSKMEDPSPRPDVEVPVNYVYRLLQEEQYTPCLGSTTSDFLLAMLDYLTDYILEVAGSEANINSQQDIPQDGERQGNTEREPAHAFKNAPFSLFDEMPGPRRSG